The following proteins are co-located in the Delphinus delphis chromosome 5, mDelDel1.2, whole genome shotgun sequence genome:
- the DDIT4L gene encoding DNA damage-inducible transcript 4-like protein: MVATGSLSSKNPASISELLDRGFHPGNLLNDFDYWDYVVPEPNLNEVVFEETTCQSLVKMLENCLSKSKHTKLGCSKVLVPEKLTQRIAQDVLRLSSTEPCGLRGCVMHVNLEIENVCKKLDRIVCDSSVVPTFELTLVFKQENCSWTSFRDFFFSRGRFSSGLRRTLILSSGFRLVKKKLYSLIGTTVIEEC; this comes from the exons ATGGTTGCAACGGGCAGTTTGAGCAGTAAGAACCCGGCTAGCATTTCGGAGTTGCTGGACCGTGGCTTCCACCCGGGGAACCTACTAAATG ATTTTGACTACTGGGATTATGTTGTTCCTGAACCCAACCTCAACGAGGTGGTATTTGAGGAGACGACTTGCCAGAGCTTGGTTAAAATGCTGGAGAACTGTCTGTCCAAATCAAAGCACACCAAACTCGGTTGCTCGAAAGTCCTTGTTCCTGAGAAACTGACCCAGAGGATTGCTCAAGACGTCCTGCGGCTTTCCTCCACCGAGCCCTGCGGCCTGCGGGGCTGCGTTATGCACGTGAACTTGGAAattgaaaatgtatgtaaaaagcTGGATAGGATTGTGTGTGATTCTAGCGTGGTGCCCACCTTTGAGCTTACCCTGGTGTTTAAGCAGGAGAACTGCTCATGGACGAGCTTCAGGGATTTTTTCTTTAGTCGAGGTCGCTTCTCTTCTGGCCTCAGGCGAACTCTGATCCTGAGCTCAGGATTCCGACTTGTTAAGAAAAAGCTTTACTCCTTGATTGGTACAACAGTCATTGAAGAGTGCTGA